CGTCGGCACGGCGCATCCTGGGAGAATCGTGGTGAGAACCATCATCATCTTCTCGCCGGCCAGGCCGGTGATGATCCTGGTCTCGACGCCCGGCATCTGCGCGATCTTCGGCGCAGCCTCCGGGTCGGGGAAGAAGCCTCCTGCCGCATCGCTCATCTCAAACACCTCCTGTCGTGCCCGCGAGGCGCCCTCATCTGCTTCCTTGAATCCCCGCTCCGCGCGGGGCGATTCCGATGACAAACGGGATCCTCCATGCCGTCTCGATCCAACCCTTCTCGAAGAAACCGGTCTCATACCCTCCCAGGATCTCCAGCGAAGTGCCGCCGATCCCCACATAGAGCT
The genomic region above belongs to Candidatus Eisenbacteria bacterium and contains:
- a CDS encoding cupin domain-containing protein, producing the protein MRSSSVSRSTWCARSISRVGQKRSSMWGSAALRWRSWEGMRPVSSRRVGSRRHGGSRLSSESPRAERGFKEADEGASRARQEVFEMSDAAGGFFPDPEAAPKIAQMPGVETRIITGLAGEKMMMVLTTILPGCAVPTHAHSHEQIGVVYSGQALMRVGDEEKAVRQGDFARFPSDVPHSAACLGDEPFIMVDIFCPGREDFLAKLAGNRPGGART